Proteins from a genomic interval of Hydrogenophaga sp. PAMC20947:
- a CDS encoding HU family DNA-binding protein produces MNKTELVEHIAKNADISKAAATRALDSTIVAIRTTLKKGGTVSLVGFGSFAVTKRPARKGRNPRTGEEIKIKAAKVPKFRPGKALKDALN; encoded by the coding sequence GTGAATAAGACCGAACTCGTTGAGCACATTGCCAAGAATGCCGACATTTCCAAGGCAGCAGCAACGCGTGCACTGGACTCCACCATCGTCGCCATCCGCACCACGCTGAAAAAAGGCGGTACGGTTTCGTTGGTGGGTTTTGGGTCGTTCGCCGTGACCAAGCGCCCAGCGCGCAAGGGTCGCAACCCCCGCACTGGCGAAGAGATTAAAATCAAGGCCGCCAAGGTGCCGAAGTTCCGTCCAGGCAAGGCATTGAAAGATGCTCTGAACTGA
- a CDS encoding alpha/beta hydrolase produces the protein MLDYLTVKAVERAGVRLHSRSGGHGPALLLLHGHPQSMTMWHRVLPTLMARFTVVLMDVRGYGDSARPAATTDHQAHSKRTMALDAIAVMQAHGFHRFSVLAHDRGARVAHRLAVDHPQAVARLMLLDIAPTLAMYQQTTEAFARAYWHWFFLIQPSPLPEALIAADPARYLHSVMGNRFAGLGVFHPAALAEYERCLALPGTAESICEDYRASASLDLEHDRADLAAGRKLVQPLRVLWGEHGTVARCFNVLELWRECATHVSGATLPCGHYLAEEAPDALIQEVLAFFLEHPDRSQS, from the coding sequence ATGCTGGATTATCTGACTGTCAAAGCCGTTGAGAGAGCAGGCGTGCGCCTGCACTCGCGTTCGGGTGGTCATGGCCCCGCTTTGTTGCTGTTGCATGGGCACCCGCAGAGCATGACCATGTGGCACCGTGTACTGCCGACCCTGATGGCGCGTTTCACCGTGGTGCTCATGGATGTGCGGGGTTATGGCGATTCGGCACGGCCTGCGGCCACCACCGACCACCAAGCGCACAGCAAAAGAACCATGGCGCTGGACGCCATCGCGGTGATGCAGGCGCATGGGTTTCACCGGTTTTCAGTGCTCGCACACGACCGTGGCGCGCGCGTGGCACACCGGCTTGCGGTGGATCACCCTCAAGCAGTCGCACGCCTGATGCTGCTCGATATTGCTCCCACCCTGGCGATGTACCAGCAGACCACCGAAGCCTTTGCGCGGGCTTATTGGCACTGGTTTTTCCTGATCCAGCCATCGCCGCTGCCCGAAGCACTCATCGCGGCCGACCCAGCGCGTTACCTGCACAGCGTCATGGGCAACCGGTTTGCGGGCCTGGGCGTGTTTCACCCTGCCGCGCTCGCGGAATACGAGCGGTGTCTGGCACTGCCCGGCACCGCTGAGTCGATTTGTGAAGACTACCGGGCCAGTGCCAGTCTCGATCTTGAGCACGATCGCGCCGATTTGGCCGCCGGCCGAAAGCTGGTGCAGCCCCTGCGTGTGCTTTGGGGTGAGCACGGCACCGTGGCGCGTTGTTTTAATGTGCTCGAGTTGTGGCGCGAATGCGCCACGCATGTCTCGGGTGCGACTTTGCCCTGCGGGCACTACCTGGCCGAAGAAGCGCCCGATGCCTTGATCCAGGAAGTCCTTGCCTTTTTTCTCGAACATCCCGACAGGAGTCAGTCATGA